The window CTCCCGCTCGCTgggtgccgatgacgaggccgtAGGAAATCTTGACTGCCTTGCCCTTGTGTGACGGCGGCAGGCCCTTCGGCAGCTTGAAGGTGTACTCGAACACTCGGCTTTCCCCCGGCGCGAGCTGCAGGTCCACAAACAGGATGGATTGCGGCGTGCTCAGCAGTGGCACGTTTTTGGAGTTGGCCGCTCCTCGCATCTCCTGTATCGTGCTCAACTCTCCGCCACCCAagaggccgccgagcgagtTGCTTATGTTCCCCCAGCCGAAGCTGCGGAAGAGTCCGCTGTCCCTACGGGTCGGCTCAAGGccaacgacgccgccgccacggccgccgaccGTCGCTTTCTTCTTCACTTGCTCGAAggcgccgaggccaacgaggGAGCTGTCAAGGGTGAAGGAGCCCTGAATCTGGGCGTAACCCATCATCAGCGACTCGGGCATCTTTGGCTGCTGCGGAGGCACGCCCAAGCTCCGCCGTAGTTGCGGTGCCCGCCCTTGGCTCCGTATCAGAGGGTGGGAGACGTGCTCGGACGCCAACGTCTCCGACGAGTTGTTGCTCACGGAGTAGAACTCGCCGCTGCTCCGTGGCGTCCCTCCCGAAGCGCTCGTGCTGGACAGGATGCGGGCGGCTGGTCGGTCCTTGGGGCTATGGACAAGGTCTTTTGTCCGTATGGAAAGGTGGTTGTGATCTTGAGACGCTGGCCTCGCGCTGAGCAGGCTACCAACGGAAGTCGACTTTCTGGCGGTCGGCTGCGACTCATTTGACGGCGCCGGGGCAGCGGGGAAACGGAAATCTGGCATGGAGACTGGAGAGGTCCTCGAGAAGTTCCGGGCGACCGTCAGATTCGGCGATTTGGACGTTTCCGACACACTTTGGGAGCGTCCCTGTAGGTCGGCAGGATACGACGTGTGAAACAGGGGTGAGGTGATGTTTCTCGCAGCGGTCGCTTACGTTTCGTCAGCTCATGCCGGCGTCTTGTGTGCGCGAGCTACGGGCCAAGGACATACCTGATGAATGATTCCCCGAGGTCGAGAGGGCATGCATCTTGGAGACTACCTGCAAGCTGACGGCTCTACTGTGGCCCCGCGGTTGTCGCTGCGGTCGTGTGCTGGTTTCGTGGCCACGCTGGGGATGCGaatggtcgtcgtcggtggtgctcgtgccggcggAACCGATGGAGACGATGGAGACGGATCGTCTGCGGGCGTGACCGTCCTTCCAGTCATCCTCGCTGTTCGCCGGATGCGGCCACTGCACCGATCCCGATAGGCTACGGGCGTTGGACGAGGGCATGCTCAGCGACAGAGCCGAGCGACGATGCCCTCTCACCGTCcctggcgacgtcgacgacaggTCGGCTGCGGCCTTTGCTCGACCGTACGCCGTTCGCCGCCCATTCGGCACCTGGTTCGGCTCCGGGGCCACGTTCTTGAAGATGATTGTGCAGCCAacatcctcgccggcaaAGACGGTGTCGTCGTTCCAGTGGACGAAGACCCGAATGTTACTGCCGCTGGTGGGGTCTGGTGCCATGGTCGACTGCGtccgtggcggcggcaagggggCCCCTCAGCGAGGAAGAAGAGCGTACGGGCGTTGGGTGGAATATAAACATGTCATTTCCATCCCGAGGCCCGCTGGATGAGAGCATGTAAGCAGGCTGCGAGCAAACAAATCGAAGGTCGCGCCGAGGGAGTGGTGGGTGCGTGTGCGACTGTCTGGGATGAAGCTTGGAGTTGAATGGGCCACCACCAATGTTCGGCGTACAGCTGGGCAGATGACACGAGCGGCGCCCTTGCTAGGCTCCGAATGGCTTGGTGGAGCCTCTGTTGGATCCACGAATCCAGTCACATCTTCGGAgtaaagtacttacaagtagaTACGAGAATGCCCGTCcagaacatgtacttgcataatactgtacaactactgtacagtactcgtacgaaGTACACTGGCCTGTATTTACTTCTTCCCTGCTACGAGTGTGCTTGCATCTACGAATAATACGTGCAAGTTCGTCGACTTGATTCAGAATCGCTCGTGACTGTACAACAGTAATGTGTATGAAaatgctcctcctcgctcaaGGCAATAAATACATTGAACGGATTTCATGTCGGATAAGACAACCaacacagtaagtacttgtacttacacgcAAACCTGCCATCGCAAGTGACGCCTAAACCTTGTACCTGCATGCACGGTAAGTGAACACTGCCATTAATTACATGTTAGCGACAGCCGGCACAGCGGTCATGGGACAAGTTTACACCGAAACTAAGGACGGcacaggtacctactagcAGTCCGTCTGCTCCTACTGTATGGAGCATCCTTCGCACCAGTTAATCCAGAGCCGCCTATTGCATTATTGTCTgattagtacttacttaggtcCAATTATTCCAAAGTCAGACGTTTTGACCAACCCTGCAACGTCGCGAATCTTGTCAACGATCATTCGTCAGTTCGCATCTCCGGCGAAACAACATCCAACTCTGCCGAGATATTTCTCTCTTTGACCGTCGGAGTCTTGTGCTTGATTTTTGGGTACCGAGAATAACAGGGCAGATTCTGCTACGTCAGACTTCGTAAGTCCCAAGATAGCAACTGGCACACCATCCAGAGCGGGAACGAACGGTTGGAAATGACTTTATTTGCGAGCGCAGTCACTTTCGCTTCATCTTCGTCCGATGGAGCGATAAACATTGAACTAGCCACTGTGCTTCCCGATCAAAACTCGGTAAGCATGATGGACGTTGATGACGAGCATTCGGGAATGCACGATGCCTGCCATGATCAATCAACCCGTTAGGTTAACCGCGTCAGTACCGTCGGCCAATATGATCAATTTgaacccccccccgcccTTCCAAAGGCTCGCCCGTCGACTCTCTCTTGACGCTGACGTTTCCTCAGAACCCTGGAGCTCCCGAGGAAACTTCAGCAACATGCTTTAGGAGGGAACCGAGGCCGTGGTTGTGGTTGGCCTGCGAGTCTCGCACCATTTTCATCCGCAGCATCTCGCTCGCCAAGCGAAAATTCTCTTGCTCAGGCAATCGTCCATGCTGTCAAGGGGTAGTGTTGCTGTTGGAAACGGTGTCGTAGGGATGCCAAGCTCCTTCCGCAGCGCACCTGATTCTCTCCAGGATGTTGGACCAGAGCACTCACCTTGTGTGCGATATCTAAAGACGAATTCGCGTAGCTTTCGCTCATGACGCAGTTTCCCAGCCTCTTAGGCAGGGCATGGCCGTCTTTCATACAGCTGCAGCATGTTCGAGTCTGCAGGGGAAACAGTCAAGGTTATGTAAACTACGCCGCTCCATGCGACAGTTCCTTCCCTTTGATGGACTTTTCAACCAGCTCAAATGTCGAGCTCCTTGGTAATCGCGTCTTCTCGGCATAGTCCTTGAGTGCTAGCCCTGCTCCGACTGCGATGGAAACACAGATTGTACCCAATGTCTTGGCCATTTTGGCATCGCCGGCAACCTTTGTAGGGGTAGCCTCCTCGACTACGCAAATTAAAACGTCAGCAGGACGATGCCATATTCTAGCCGGCTTGGATTTAGGCTTGGTGTGAGGAACGTACGTGTGAAACGAGGGCAAATAGAAATGTTTGCCAACCGTGACGGCCCTTTCTCCTGCCGCACCATACAATTCTGCTGTCGACTGTATGACATAGCCTTTTGGTGCGCCGACAAGACGTAAAGTATGGACAAATAGACTCTCTTGACGTACTTTTCCGTCAATTGAAACTCGTAGTACGATGTGGTCACAACCCGTCGAAGGAAACCGAAACTCTGGGGTGACGGTGAGCCTCAAAGTGAAGACGATCGGTGACCGATTCCGTGTAGCGATGAGCGATTGGGATCGTAGCTCCACCCTCAGCTTTCTTTACACTCTCGTCTGGCGTTGCGTATTCGGCCGCGGCTTGTCCATCCATGACCACGTCGACCTGCAATTCAGGAATTGTGTGAATGACAACCATGACGACTGACGATGGTGGAGTTGTGTTCGTAGTGCGAGACGCCGATTCTCGAAGGCTGATCAAGGTCAAAGACACTGAAGAGATCGAAGCATGCAGGCATGAATGGGAGTAATGGAGGATGCGGGCGGCCGGATGCTGCCGATTTCTTCTCGACTTTGGTTGCCTCGTATGCCTGATGAGTTGAACGGAGCAGGCAGTCGCGACCCACGTTTGTCCTTGGGAGAGGTCTGTGATTTCCGAATCCATTCAACTCACTCGAATGGCATTCATTGTTCATTGGTAATTCACTACAGCTTCATTGGAATTCACTGGAAACACGGCCGAGACGTACGTCCCAAGGGGTAGTCCTGTCACGTTGGTGGATGTGCCAGCTGCTTTCCAGTCTACTGGTCTTTTCATGATCCCATTCAACGCTCATCGCTTCGTGGATATGGCAACCCTTGGAGTACAATTCCCAGTGCCAACTAGACTTCCGTGGCACATTTTTCACATGACGCAAGTAATGAAGCTACTTGAAATAGTTTCTGAGTCTTCGTGTCCCCAAGTCATCAGAGATCGTCGTCCGCCATTAAGCACTATGGCTGGGCAAGGGAGAGGAAGAATCACATTTTGAAATGACTCTTGTCACGTTACACAGCTGCACGATCGCGCCATGCGAAAGGTCACTCGCATTCGGAGGGGTGCTGGATGCAGAACTCGGCTAATCCTGGTCAAACCCTGCAGCCCGGGGGTATTCACTCCGAGGTTGCCTTATTTCGTTCGCGACCAAGGACCTGCGAGGTGGACAGCAAACGAAACGCGGATTGGGACCAATCATGAACCAGTCTCAATTCCAGCCATGGCTTTAAGCACATAATTTGACCTGCTACAACATCGGCCTGCAGCATTGCCCGCGATGGTTGCATGGCCGGCCGAGATACTATCGGCATTGCATGATGGCTGGCAATAAGCTCTCAATACAAGTGCAATGTGGTGCAGTATGGAGACCTTTGCCACGAATCATGGAGCCCCGAGTTTTGCCTTCTGCCGACTATTCTTCATCATGCAGAAAGGACATGCGCGTCACAAAGGATTTGGGACGTTAGTAGGATAGAGAAGAAATCGCCACCTGTAGCAGCGATATGTCTACTGCCTGGCTGGATC of the Drechmeria coniospora strain ARSEF 6962 chromosome 01, whole genome shotgun sequence genome contains:
- a CDS encoding intracellular protein transport protein: MAPDPTSGSNIRVFVHWNDDTVFAGEDVGCTIIFKNVAPEPNQVPNGRRTAYGRAKAAADLSSTSPGTVRGHRRSALSLSMPSSNARSLSGSVQWPHPANSEDDWKDGHARRRSVSIVSIGSAGTSTTDDDHSHPQRGHETSTRPQRQPRGHSRAVSLQVVSKMHALSTSGNHSSATAARNITSPLFHTSYPADLQGRSQSVSETSKSPNLTVARNFSRTSPVSMPDFRFPAAPAPSNESQPTARKSTSVGSLLSARPASQDHNHLSIRTKDLVHSPKDRPAARILSSTSASGGTPRSSGEFYSVSNNSSETLASEHVSHPLIRSQGRAPQLRRSLGVPPQQPKMPESLMMGYAQIQGSFTLDSSLVGLGAFEQVKKKATVGGRGGGVVGLEPTRRDSGLFRSFGWGNISNSLGGLLGGGELSTIQEMRGAANSKNVPLLSTPQSILFVDLQLAPGESRVFEYTFKLPKGLPPSHKGKAVKISYGLVIGTQRAGGAKEQQLHSVEIPFRVLGSINSRGEILGHDLMSPYILMRDEARVVCLGKNKTAAHGHEDGCDTPTTVNEFLTYVDELAMRPRDDGGALMSPTDGRRPTMLREAMTANEAIHLAIMRSNLAGEGQQSPNRFEIARNGRRVGTVMLTRPAYRLGEVVTMVMDFTDADIPCYSVHATLETSEKIDPSLAIRTDSSIHRVTRRIYSTSSESALYSRRIVFTPTIPIAATPEFVTSGVSLEWKIRVEFVVPFQGDRAGSPGGSRLAHPLLEQMSQDEKGGLVLVGVENLACESFDVSVPLRVYGAVGRGLERLELDEASEEGLAV